One segment of Vagococcus martis DNA contains the following:
- a CDS encoding coiled-coil domain-containing protein, with protein sequence MKKKVLSTVLLSSMLLSTVGAPAVATAASKDSKVEEQDKKINELATKEQEASNQLASIKENISSIKNEASALQTKQVELTKEISNLNGEVKDLEARIAKRDASIKEQARSVQVDSNSSNVVDLVLNADSVSDALTKVMAASRLVGANNDMMKQQQDDKKAVEAKKYLLRKKQKKCKKQPLL encoded by the coding sequence TTGAAGAAGAAAGTATTATCAACGGTTTTATTAAGTAGTATGTTATTAAGTACTGTGGGTGCTCCAGCAGTTGCGACAGCAGCTAGCAAAGATTCGAAAGTAGAAGAACAAGATAAAAAAATAAATGAATTAGCTACTAAAGAACAAGAAGCATCAAACCAATTAGCAAGTATTAAAGAAAATATTTCGTCAATAAAAAACGAGGCATCTGCTTTACAAACAAAACAGGTAGAGTTAACAAAAGAAATTTCAAATTTAAATGGTGAAGTAAAAGATTTAGAAGCACGCATTGCAAAACGAGATGCTTCAATTAAGGAACAAGCAAGATCAGTACAAGTTGATTCAAATAGTTCGAATGTTGTAGATTTAGTATTGAATGCTGATTCTGTGTCAGATGCTTTAACCAAAGTGATGGCAGCCAGTAGATTAGTTGGTGCTAACAATGATATGATGAAACAACAGCAAGACGATAAAAAGGCAGTCGAGGCAAAAAAATATCTGTTGAGGAAAAAGCAAAAGAAGTGCAAGAAACAGCCGTTACTTTAG
- a CDS encoding C40 family peptidase has protein sequence MQETAVTLEAKKGELEDQELAQQATISQISAEKATEESKKEQYLAEQKAAEQKREEQQKAIEAAKAEQKAQENQKKQEQAAGKIDKQETIVTPNDINQNETKPIVEVEETTPSEPEQSTPTPAPSTPVATTPTPAPTPAAPSANGNAVISEAYKHIGKPYVWGAKGPESFDCSGFTSYVFRQAAGKEIGGWTVPQESAGTQISLSELQPGDLVFWGSRGATYHVGIYVGGGQYIHAPQPGETVKVTSMSYYSPDFGVRVN, from the coding sequence GTGCAAGAAACAGCCGTTACTTTAGAGGCTAAAAAAGGTGAGTTAGAAGATCAAGAATTAGCTCAACAAGCTACTATAAGTCAGATTTCTGCTGAAAAAGCGACAGAAGAGAGTAAAAAAGAACAATACTTAGCTGAACAGAAAGCAGCTGAACAAAAACGTGAAGAACAACAAAAAGCTATAGAAGCAGCAAAAGCTGAGCAAAAAGCACAAGAAAATCAAAAGAAACAAGAACAAGCTGCTGGTAAAATAGATAAGCAAGAAACTATTGTGACACCAAATGATATTAACCAAAATGAAACAAAACCTATAGTGGAAGTAGAAGAAACTACACCAAGTGAACCAGAGCAAAGTACACCAACACCTGCTCCAAGTACTCCAGTAGCAACAACTCCTACTCCAGCACCAACACCGGCAGCTCCATCAGCGAATGGAAATGCAGTGATTTCTGAAGCGTACAAACATATTGGTAAACCATATGTTTGGGGAGCGAAAGGACCAGAGTCATTTGACTGTTCAGGATTTACTTCTTATGTATTCCGTCAGGCAGCAGGAAAAGAAATTGGTGGATGGACTGTTCCTCAAGAAAGTGCTGGAACACAGATTTCATTAAGTGAGCTACAACCAGGAGATTTGGTATTCTGGGGTTCTAGAGGTGCAACGTATCACGTAGGTATCTATGTTGGTGGTGGACAATATATTCATGCACCACAACCTGGAGAAACTGTAAAAGTAACAAGTATGTCTTATTACTCACCAGATTTCGGTGTAAGAGTTAACTAA
- a CDS encoding PadR family transcriptional regulator produces the protein MEPMTDSTYLILLSLLEPRHGYAIMKGISDMTHDSVSIGPASMYTILKKLEKKGDIRLKEDKDRKKIYVITDQGKADLVKEVERRRMFYEAGRSLLNGDRVDVYGI, from the coding sequence ATGGAACCAATGACGGACTCGACATATTTAATCTTACTAAGTTTACTAGAACCTAGACATGGCTATGCTATTATGAAAGGAATCAGCGATATGACACATGATAGTGTATCCATTGGACCAGCAAGTATGTATACAATACTTAAAAAATTAGAAAAGAAAGGTGACATTAGGTTAAAAGAAGATAAAGATAGAAAGAAAATTTATGTGATTACTGACCAAGGTAAGGCTGACTTGGTTAAAGAAGTTGAGAGAAGGAGAATGTTTTATGAGGCAGGACGCTCTTTATTAAATGGAGATAGGGTGGATGTGTATGGTATTTAA
- a CDS encoding DUF2812 domain-containing protein, which produces MVFKNTKIKLSKGLAFYSEKESIQFAKEAREGWQLKKISPFGFYVFKKAKPEDSTWVVDFYSGKKTDVIDYVEFYQDSGWSLVENYRNRYFVFKSTGNHIFNYTDRQTYKERLKNETVWMLLQSLWLFFPSLIIYLFLFYFNNFSMSLWLKAMISGVLFVGMIFPIMMAVLLLYFKVMYRKRPELYNNPKAIDKSQKFGRDMVISMVIGAIFGFISSMLFFN; this is translated from the coding sequence ATGGTATTTAAAAACACGAAAATTAAACTATCTAAAGGATTGGCATTTTATTCTGAAAAAGAAAGTATTCAATTTGCTAAAGAAGCTAGAGAAGGGTGGCAGCTCAAAAAAATTAGTCCCTTTGGTTTTTATGTCTTTAAAAAAGCTAAACCTGAAGATTCTACATGGGTGGTTGATTTTTATAGTGGAAAGAAAACAGATGTGATTGATTATGTTGAATTTTATCAAGACTCAGGATGGTCACTAGTTGAAAATTATCGAAATAGATATTTTGTTTTTAAGTCGACAGGTAATCATATTTTTAATTACACTGATAGGCAAACGTATAAAGAACGATTAAAAAATGAGACGGTATGGATGTTATTACAATCGTTATGGCTGTTTTTTCCAAGTTTAATTATCTATTTATTTTTATTTTATTTTAATAATTTTAGTATGAGTCTATGGTTAAAAGCTATGATAAGTGGTGTTTTATTTGTCGGAATGATTTTTCCAATTATGATGGCAGTGTTATTGTTGTATTTTAAGGTGATGTATCGAAAACGACCAGAGCTTTATAACAATCCTAAAGCAATAGACAAGAGCCAAAAATTTGGACGAGATATGGTGATTTCAATGGTTATAGGAGCAATTTTTGGTTTTATAAGTAGTATGTTATTTTTTAACTAA
- a CDS encoding ABC transporter ATP-binding protein, with translation MLEVDGLTKYFGDMAAVDDVSFRIPDGKILGLIGQNGAGKSTTFRLILHFLDADDGDVLWNGKPLTEKDYNVIGYLPEERGLYPKVTIEDQLIYFGRLRGKKKKEIVPLIDKWMDKFQVKGKKTDKVKSLSKGNQQKVQLIATLIHEPKLIILDEPFSGLDPVNAELLKEGIIELKEKGSCVIFSSHNMENVEKICDHLVMLRNGEMVLDGTVQSIRESFGRTRLKLESVLTKEEVESIPGVLNVENSREGYYNIRLESSEVGRLVFDEAMKVSDYIPVFNQQPPTLEEIFKMKVGEEDE, from the coding sequence ATGTTAGAAGTAGATGGGTTAACAAAGTATTTTGGTGATATGGCAGCAGTTGATGATGTGTCATTTAGAATACCAGATGGTAAAATATTAGGATTAATCGGGCAAAATGGGGCAGGTAAATCTACCACATTTCGTTTGATATTACATTTTTTAGATGCAGATGATGGCGATGTATTGTGGAATGGAAAGCCGTTGACTGAAAAGGATTATAATGTGATAGGTTACTTACCAGAAGAAAGAGGATTATATCCTAAAGTTACTATTGAAGATCAATTAATTTATTTTGGTCGTTTGCGTGGTAAAAAGAAAAAAGAAATTGTGCCTTTGATTGACAAATGGATGGATAAATTTCAAGTTAAAGGGAAAAAAACAGATAAAGTAAAATCATTGTCTAAAGGAAATCAACAGAAAGTTCAGCTTATCGCAACCTTAATCCATGAGCCAAAGTTAATTATTCTTGATGAGCCGTTTAGCGGTTTAGATCCAGTAAATGCTGAATTACTAAAAGAAGGAATTATTGAATTAAAAGAGAAAGGGTCATGTGTCATTTTTTCCAGTCATAACATGGAAAATGTTGAAAAAATATGTGATCATCTAGTGATGTTACGAAATGGTGAGATGGTGCTTGACGGTACAGTTCAATCGATTCGCGAATCATTTGGACGCACTCGTTTAAAATTAGAAAGTGTGTTAACAAAAGAAGAAGTAGAGAGTATTCCAGGTGTACTTAATGTAGAAAATTCACGAGAAGGATACTATAATATTCGATTAGAATCGTCAGAAGTTGGTCGTTTGGTTTTTGATGAAGCGATGAAAGTTAGCGATTATATACCTGTATTTAATCAACAACCACCTACTTTAGAGGAGATATTTAAAATGAAAGTTGGTGAAGAAGATGAATAA